One Salvia splendens isolate huo1 chromosome 12, SspV2, whole genome shotgun sequence genomic window carries:
- the LOC121757869 gene encoding putative late blight resistance protein homolog R1A-4 → MVFAEMAFASSLQEILTKLDTSSKSITRNRVNALDAEIREIVSKFEDSLDFRLSRQISSQSEPNHPSKFSIDLQNLTSDVDSFIQTAEKMEEQYANLLENLLPEEEDKAADFDGSKSKMVGLSDLFGKFKHMFTVPNYFGLPIFALVGMAGIGKTTLAKEIYYDQLILSHFDCCAWVKVGRKCELSEIPWHILAQVDQSFGDGDGDGDCKMINQRLYDFLKDKRYLIVLDDVWETKVWDYLECCFPDSDNGRSRILITTRLMEVCDHCNAKARTVPFLNKEESWDLFREKVFGGEWCPPKLEEAGRKIVKHCDGLPLTIVKVAELLSKVDITVEYWNEVASDKENSVFLEVYCEISEILCPSYEYLPQRLKPCFLYMGVFPQNYEISRSKCGWLRGFLCQILKKH, encoded by the coding sequence TCCTTGCAAGAAATTCTCACAAAATTGGACACCAGCAGCAAGAGCATCACCAGGAACAGAGTAAATGCTCTGGATGCAGAAATCAGAGAAATTGTTTCCAAATTCGAAGATTCACTCGATTTCCGCCTCTCGCGTCAGATTTCTTCACAATCCGAGCCCAACCATCCATCGAAATTCTCCATAGATCTGCAGAATCTAACTAGTGATGTCGATTCCTTCATCCAAACGGCGGAGAAGATGGAGGAGCAGTACGCCAATTTGCTGGAGAATCTGCTTCCCGAGGAAGAAGACAAAGCTGCTGATTTTGACGGAAGCAAATCGAAGATGGTTGGATTATCCGATCTATTCGGTAAATTCAAACATATGTTCACTGTCCCCAACTATTTTGGGCTGCCGATTTTCGCTCTCGTCGGAATGGCGGGAATCGGTAAGACTACTCTTGCTAAGGAGATATATTATGATCAATTGATTTTGAGCCATTTTGATTGCTGTGCTTGGGTTAAAGTAGGTAGAAAATGTGAATTGAGTGAAATCCCTTGGCACATTCTTGCTCAAGTAGATCAATCTtttggagatggagatggagatggtgACTGTAAAATGATAAATCAGCGTTTATATGATTTTTTGAAGGATAAAAGATACTTGATTGTGTTGGATGATGTGTGGGAAACGAAGGTTTGGGATTATTTGGAGTGTTGTTTTCCGGATAGCGATAATGGAAGAAGCCGGATCTTGATTACAACTAGGCTGATGGAAGTATGTGATCACTGCAATGCTAAAGCAAGAACTGTGCCTTTTCTGAATAAAGAGGAGAGTTGGGATCTTTTCCGGGAGAAGGTGTTTGGTGGGGAATGGTGCCCTCCTAAACTCGAGGAAGCGGGGAGGAAGATTGTGAAGCATTGTGATGGCCTTCCTCTCACTATAGTCAAAGTTGCAGAGCTCCTATCTAAAGTGGATATCACGGTTGAGTACTGGAACGAGGTGGCATCGGACAAAGAGAACTCTGTTTTCCTGGAGGTGTATTGTGAAATATCAGAGATACTATGTCCGAGTTATGAATACTTGCCTCAACGTTTGAAGCCATGCTTTCTTTATATGGGTGTTTTTCCTCAAAATTATGAGATTTCGCGGTCCAAGTGTGGATGGCTGAGGGGTTTCTTGTGCCAAATATTGAAGAAACATTAG
- the LOC121757870 gene encoding putative late blight resistance protein homolog R1A-10 — MEVRKNKFFSVLNSRAYGLGEGFGGGRRFSIHNNVLLGIKDVYDTLEDECAITARSLLCVGPYHRYPVPLGFGLRFLRVLKALSIRLYEFPTEVLELVQLRYLALTYTGDLPGSVSKLFNLQFLIIHRHLSIISNPSQSYVPLEIWDMQELKHLQIMGSDLQETSSGAFLENLRTLLDVSVASCTIEVLQKISNLEKLGILIELVPDDDDGEPFQRLNQISCLDKLKSLKCIVLNPELKPEPGFAAPVSMFPSSLVKLHLSGLCYPWEYMDTVGLLPKLHVLKLKCYAFRGPKWEVDDFKFQRLRSLVIEDTDLVEWKVGSGCFSRLRHISIKHCYNLEEFHWDYDYYFKDVEVVDSNPLAEAFFNQIKDRKGRRFLRVGFHSSWEDRKLRS; from the coding sequence ATGGAAGTTCGCAAGAACAAGTTCTTCAGTGTCCTAAATAGCCGTGCCTATGGTCTTGGAGAAGGTTTTGGAGGTGGACGGAGATTTTCCATCCACAACAACGTTTTGTTGGGCATAAAAGATGTGTATGACACATTAGAAGATGAATGTGCAATTACTGCACGTTCTCTCCTATGTGTTGGTCCGTATCATCGCTATCCAGTACCCTTAGGCTTCGGTTTGAGGTTTCTCAGAGTACTCAAAGCTCTTTCGATCCGATTATATGAGTTTCCAACGGAAGTTTTGGAACTAGTCCAGTTGAGATACCTTGCCCTTACGTACACTGGAGATCTCCCTGGTTCCGTGTCCAAACTCTTTAACCTTCAGTTCTTGATTATCCATCGCCATCTGAGCATTATATCGAATCCATCTCAATCTTATGTGCCTCTAGAGATATGGGATATGCAAGAACTAAAGCATCTACAGATAATGGGAAGCGACCTACAAGAAACTAGTTCTGGCGCGTTCTTGGAAAACCTCCGAACACTTTTAGATGTGAGCGTTGCTAGCTGTACCATAGAGGTTCTTCAGAAAATCTCCAATCTAGAAAAGCTTGGTATCCTAATTGAGTTGGTgcctgatgatgatgatggtgaaCCTTTTCAACGTTTGAATCAAATTTCTTGTCTTGATAAACTAAAATCACTTAAATGTATTGTTCTGAATCCTGAGCTAAAACCCGAGCCCGGGTTTGCTGCCCCTGTTTCGATGTTCCCATCGAGCCTAGTAAAGTTGCATTTGAGCGGGCTGTGCTATCCTTGGGAATATATGGATACTGTTGGTTTGTTGCCGAAGCTCCATGTGCTGAAATTGAAATGCTATGCCTTCCGAGGCCCAAAGTGGGAAGTCGACGACTTCAAATTCCAAAGGCTTAGGTCCCTCGTGATCGAGGATACGGATTTGGTTGAATGGAAGGTGGGAAGTGGATGCTTCTCAAGGCTTAGGCATATCAGCATAAAACATTGCTACAACTTGGAGGAGTTCCATTGGGATTATGATTATTATTTCAAGGATGTTGAAGTAGTTGACAGCAACCCTTTAGCAGAAGCTTTTTTTAACCAGATAAAAGATAGAAAAGGACGTCGTTTTCTTCGTGTCGGCTTCCATTCTTCGTGGGAGGACAGGAAACTCAGATCGTGA